A stretch of the Ascaphus truei isolate aAscTru1 chromosome 4, aAscTru1.hap1, whole genome shotgun sequence genome encodes the following:
- the LOC142492292 gene encoding uncharacterized protein LOC142492292 — protein sequence MMAIVLKHACFVPITARGCRIPRHRGPDEVSLPSSSSNKEASCPIPAYKRASPTCIQQQSPELTTSILKAVVLPEDPTTEEKTSSDEVSYLQLVEATSSSTQQESTVALPNEEPGGALFGVPWGYGQCSTALPYHRPQSGDEEVIVDPTFLRKSPKTKRVEPPFRRKRSWQPEINRVGRRKHTRRPIAPGGHVSPEMEQVSSPGSASSTLLEEHHGDEDDEYDEDDATEETEIQSCDHEEVPIETVVPPNRPSTSTYDAIVASEGKIVDAENRRHSDMMTVLERMIGLQEETVSQLAHLHRVFIEVPKQLQKINTSFEALVVQQTQANYWRMTNVPQFNTSQPGSVHAGQFSPHSSDIHSPGPNVTGQVAEIAVQVPDDILPLPSVQNQQLTPTKEPTKTKYKQLLLTSFWSKTTKDTHETDQPSLVQCLPTCSHVSLGTSPVREQSLPKSPVGESLPKSPVGESLPKSPVGESLPKSPVGESLPKSPVGESLPKSPVGESLATSPVGESLATSPVGEQSLATSPTREVPEATQSGSVVPKVGGKRKRKIQETTSRPVTRSQKEQKK from the exons TGCTGAAGCATGCATGCTTTGTGCCGATTACTGCCAGGGGGTGCCGGATACCCCGACATCGGGGCCCGGATGAGGTGTCCTTGCCATCATCTTCCTCCAACAAAGAAGCCAGTTGCCCAATCCCTGCATATAAAAGAGCTTCACCTACCTGCATCCAGCAACAGAGTCCCGAGCTCACAACGTCCATCTTGAAGGCGGTGGTACTACCGGAGGACCCGACCACTGAGGAAAAGACAAGCTCTGATGAAGTCTCCTACCTTCAGTTGGTGGAGGCGACATCTTCTTCTACCCAACAGGAGTCCACTGTGGCCTTGCCAAACGAGGAACCAGGCGGAGCACTGTTTGGTGTGCCGTGGGGTTACGGACAGTGCTCCACTGCCCTGCCCTATCACAGACCCCAATCCGGGGACGAAGAAGTCATCGTGGATCCAACCTTCCTGAGGAAGTCACccaagacgaaacgcgtagaaccCCCCTTCCGTCGCAAGAggtcctggcagccggagataAACCGTGTGGGAAGACGCAAACACACACGCCGGCCAA ttgcccctggaggacatgtgtcacctgagatggaacaagtgtcttcacctgggtcagccagctcaacactactagaag aacatcatggtgatgaggatgatgagtatgatgaggatgacgccacagaagagactgaaatacaatcatgtgaccatgaagaggtgccaatagaaactgttgtaccgccaaatcgtccatcaacttccacatacgatgcaattgtagcttcagagggaaaaatagtggacgcagaaaatcgtcgccattcagacatgatgacagtgctggaaaggatgattggactgcaggaagaaacagtatcacaattggcacatctccacagagtcttcattgaagtgcctaaacagttgcaaaaaatcaacacctcattcgaagcattagttgttcagcaaacacaagctaattactggagaatgactaatgtaccacaattcaacacctcccagccaggatctgttcatgcaggtcagttttcaccacattcatctgatattcattcaccaggcccaaatgttaccggtcaagtagcagagattgctgtgcaggttcctgacgacatactaccactgccatctgtacaaaatcagcagctgacacctacaaaggagcccacaaaaacaaaatacaagcagttactactgaccagtttttggtcaaaaacaacaaaagacacacatgaaacagaccaaccatcacttgtgcagtgtctaccaacttgctcacatgtgtcactgggcacaagccctgtccgtgaacagtcactacccaaaagccctgtaggtgaatcgctgcccaaaagccctgtaggtgagtcgctgcccaaaagccctgtaggtgagtcgctgcccaaaagccctgtaggtgagtcgctgcccaaaagccctgtaggtgaatcactgcccaaaagccctgtaggtgagtcactggccacaagccctgtaggtgagtcactggccacaagccccgtaggtgaacagtcactggccacaagccctacccgtgaagtgccagaggccactcaaagtggctctgttgtgcctaaagttggtggcaaaagaaaaaggaaaattcaagagacaacaagcaggcctgttactcgctcgcaaaaggaacaaaaaaaataa